The sequence below is a genomic window from Bacteroidales bacterium.
TATCATTAAAATAACATCAGAATTATGGCAAGAAAACCGAGTAATACGGCATGCATCTATGAATCGATAATAAAAAAAGACAATCTCAAACAGTTTGTGTTTGATAATACACGGAATACTTTTAATAATTTCAGGGACCTTGTAAAATCAATAGTTGCCGATTACCAGAAAAAAATGTCAAGAGATTCCCGAAAAGAGCTTTTAACATTTAAAGATAAAGGAGAATTTCAATTTGAGCTTGAGTTTGCAAGTGATATTTTGGTTTTCGTGCTACACAGCAATGTGTTTGAATTTGACAGAAACCATGAAGTAAGAAAAACAAAATATATTCAGGATGATAATTCCCGCTCATACTGCGGCGTAATTCTCGTTTACAATTTTCTTTCCGATTCTTTTAAATACGGAAGAATTAATGATGTAGGGTATCTTGTTGCCAGAATATTTATCAACAAAGAATTGCATTATTTCATAGAAGGCAAAAGGGAAATCGGAATGTTATACAGTAATTTTGAAAATTCAATTATGGATAAAACTTCTGTCAGCTCAATTGTTGAATCGGCAATGATGTATTGTCTTAATTTTGATTTACTATCTCCTCCTTTCGACAATATAAAAGAAGTAACAGTTTCTGAAGTAATGGAAAACCTCGAGCAGATGAGGATAAAAACAGGAAAACGGCTTGGATTCAGGTTTCAGGCGGATAAAAAGTAAGAAAGAAAATAGTTAAAAAAACGAATTATTCTATTTTTACAACTTTTTGAATATTTATAAGTTTGCTTAATTAAATAAATATTTTTAAAATTCAAAAAAAAATTCTAACTTTGCACACTTTTAAAAAAAGGCCCGTTCGTATAGGGGTTAGTACGCCAGGTTTTCATCCTGGTAACAGGGGTTCGAATCCCCTACGGGCTACTGAGTAACAAATTTTAAAAGCCCCTGAAATCAAAAATTTCAGGGGCTTTTGCTTTATATACTTGAATCTTGGCACAGTTATTGAAATGTAAAATAATGTTTGTTGATGTAAGAAAATGTCGTATTTTTGTCAAAATTTTGTCAAAATTATATGAATATAACCCCAAAAATCAATACACATTATATCCGTAAGGACGGAAAACATCAGGTACGTCTGGCTATAACCCGAAACTCCGAAAGAGCTTATTTTAATACCGATTTCAACGTTTTTGCTAACGATTGGGACGAAAAAAAACATAAAGCTAAAGACAAGAGAGAGAATGCCGATACCATTAACTTTAAAATCAATGAAAAGTCAAACGAAATCGAAAAATTTTTAATTGATAAACCTGAATTATCATTAAAAACCGCTTTAAAACTATTTAGTCAAGGGACAATTCATGGCAAAGGGCTTTCTTTCATTGAATTTGTGCAAAATTTTATCAATGATTGTGAAAAAGGTAAATATAAAAGAGAAAAGGGAACCATAAAAAATTATAAAGGCACGCTGAACCATGTAAAAGATTTTGATGTTAATGTTAAAGCATTTGATTTTACTACGCTTAATAAAGATTTGTATGACTGCTTTACTTTTTATCTGCGTAGCGAAAAAAAATTAGCCGAAAACTCTGTGGGTAAGATTATAAAAAATATTAAATCCTTCATAAATGAAGCTATTGAACAAGGTATAACAAACACAACTGAACATCGAAAAAAATATTTCAAAAAACCCAGCGAAGAACCCGATACTATTTATCTTAACACCGAAGAAATAGAAATTATTAGTAACTTAAATCTATCAAAACACCCTCATTTGTCTGATGAAAGAGACAGGTTTATTATTTCTTACTATTTGCTTCTGAGGTACTCCGACAGCATTACAATTAATGAAGGAAATATTTTTAAGCAGGACGGACAGTATTTTTTTAGAAAGCAACCTCAGAAAACAAAGCAGCACAATAACGAAGTTGTAGTTCCTGTTAAGCCGATTGTTCTTGAAATATTAAAAAAGAATGAATTTAATTTAAAGGCAAACACAAACCAAGAGGCAAACTGGAAGCTGAAAGAAATAGGAAAACTTGCCGAATTAGATATACCTGTTGAAGTAAACGGAAAAACTTTTAAAAAGTACGAGTTAATCACAACTCACACTGCAAGGCGTTCGGGAGCCACGAATTTATTCTTGCAAAAAGTTCCTGTAAAAATAATTATGGATTTAGGCGGATGGAAAACAGAAAAAAGTTTTATGCTTTATATTCGTGCTGATAAAATTGAATCTGCTAAAATGGCTGCCGATTATGAGTTTTTTAAGTAATCCGTTAAAATAATTACGTACATTTTAAATATTTATTATTTTTATTTGCATTACCTAAAATATAACCCTAAATGAAATTAAATATTATAAAGGTTCGTTACAAGATTTTGATTTGTTTTATTGTAATTGCTATTATTGGCTTTTTCTTAACTTATTTTCTGATAAAATATCAAATAGGAAAATTGAAAGTAGATAGCAATTCGGTAACAATTAAAATAACCATGTTTTATTTATATACCACTTATATATTTTTCAAATACTTTGGACTTTATATTTTAACACTTGTAATTTTATCAACTACCGGGTTTATTATTAGTAAAAAATATTACAATAGAGAATTTCAGATTGGATTTAAAATAATATCTATTATCACTTGGACAATTATACTGCTATTTATAGGATTTTCAATTTTAAATTCATTCATTTAAAAACAAAATTCTACATTTGTTGATTATAATTTTATTGAAGTATGGGACGAAAATTTAAAATAAGAGATGCAAACAATCAAACATTGGCAATTATTGTATTTTCATTTGTTTTAGAAGTAGGACATTTTATAGGAGTGATAATGAAACCCGATATTTCAAAACATGAGATTCGCTTTTATAAAAGCAATAACGACATGGACGAAATAATAAAAGGATTAATTGAACAAATAGGAATAGAAAAATACAACGATTATATTGAAGTATAATAAATGCAAATAAAATTTAAAATAAAAAATATTTTCAATCTTAGCATGAGAAAAGAGCTTGTGATTAGCGGAATTACAAGCACAGGAAGCATACAGAAAGGAATGAATATATTGATTGAGGATAAAAAAATAAAAATTATAGGTATTGAGATTATTGATGCAAAACATGTTGCTACAATCGGATTAACGATAAAATACAGAAACGAACACGATAAACAACAACTGGAGCAACTGTTTGAAAACACTAAAGAAATTACTATCGAATGAAAAAAATTATTTTCTTTATATTACTTGCATTTATATTTATTTCCTTTGATAATCCAAGAAGCAAATATTTTGAATATTACTATAAAAAAAGTTTAGAAGCTGCAAATAAAGGAAACGCTTCTGCTTCCATATATTACGCTGATAGTGCAATTTCGTTTATTTCAAACATTGATTCAATTTACTCACTAAAGGCAAATGCTTATTATATGTTGGGCAGACCAAATCAAGCAATAGAGCAATGCGAAATCGCACTAAATTTAAACAAGAAAAATGATTACGCTTATTTTATAAAAGGACTTTCCATATCATTAAAAAATGCTTATTCTGATAGTTTATATGATTTAATTAAACGATACAAAAAAGATAAGGAATGGTTTAAAGAAAATATATTGAATCGTTACAATTCAAGTTCATTAGAAAATGGAAATTATGTTTTAATTGATTACGGTTTGGCAATAAAATACATAGATACCTGCCTGTTGCTTAATCCGGCATATATTAATGCACGAATGTTCAGGGGTTTGTTTTATCAGTATCTTAATAATTATGAAAAAGCAATACCCGACTTCGATACCTGCATTAAACAGGACACAAATAAAATCCGAAGGTCTTGGTATTACGATTACATAGGAACATGCAAAGAAAAAATGGGATTAAATGAAGAAGCGAGAGATGCTTATACTATGGGTATTTTTTTCAATCCTAAAAGTGGTCTTTTATACGAAAAACGTGGAATGTTATATAATAATGTTTGGTTTGACAGAGAGTATGCCTGTAAAGATTTGCAGAAAGCAATGCTGTATGGAAGATATATTGACAGCATTGAGAAATACTGCTCGCCAAGCGAGTACGATTTTGTTTCGAGAATGCACGGTCCTAAAGATTGGCGACATGATTATAAATATTATTGTTGCCCTCAAATAAAATTTAATCCGCAAAAAGATACATTAATTGATATAGAAATAGTACCAGGAGTTAAAGAAAAAATGCTTGACTTAAAGAAAAGTTATGTTGATAGTATTGAGAAAAGCCGAATTGTAACACCATAAAACCACATGCAAATAAAATTTAAAATATCAAAAACCTTTTCCGTTACTGCAAAAAAATATTTTGTTATTGGTGGAAGAACTGCTAATGGCAGGGTAAAGCAAGGAATGAATATTTTAATTGAAAATAAAAAAATACCAATAGAAAGTATTGAAATTATAGACGGAGTGCCTATTGCAATGCTTGGCTTAGTGATTAAATACAAAGATGAGCAGGAAAAACAGCAATTGGAACAATTATTGAATAAAGTAAAAGAAATAAATATTGAATGAACCGGAACTGCAACATAAATGCAATAAACACTTGGAAATACAGCGATATTGCTATTTCTGAAAGCAATATTGCAAATTGTTTTTGCAGCACAACTCCTACGACCCACAAAACAGATAAGCACTATTTTGGTATGATAATGCCCGGAAGAAATTTCTCATCAAACTCATATCGGTTTGGATTTAACGGACAAGAAAAAACTGATGAAATTTCAGGCAACGGAAACCATAATACTGCACTTTATTGGGAATACGACACTCGCACAGGTCGCAGATGGAACAGAGACCCTATTACATTTACTTGGCAAAGTCCTTACGCTACAAATAACTGCAACCCAATAGTATTTACCGACCCGCTTGGTTTGTTTGGTTCACGTAAAGAAGCAAGAGAATATAAAAAAGAACATGAACTAAAAGGTAGTATCCACAAGGGAAAAGATGGGATTTTTTCAATAGATAACAAAAAACAAGGAACAAGTTTATTTAGAGA
It includes:
- a CDS encoding site-specific integrase, which produces MNITPKINTHYIRKDGKHQVRLAITRNSERAYFNTDFNVFANDWDEKKHKAKDKRENADTINFKINEKSNEIEKFLIDKPELSLKTALKLFSQGTIHGKGLSFIEFVQNFINDCEKGKYKREKGTIKNYKGTLNHVKDFDVNVKAFDFTTLNKDLYDCFTFYLRSEKKLAENSVGKIIKNIKSFINEAIEQGITNTTEHRKKYFKKPSEEPDTIYLNTEEIEIISNLNLSKHPHLSDERDRFIISYYLLLRYSDSITINEGNIFKQDGQYFFRKQPQKTKQHNNEVVVPVKPIVLEILKKNEFNLKANTNQEANWKLKEIGKLAELDIPVEVNGKTFKKYELITTHTARRSGATNLFLQKVPVKIIMDLGGWKTEKSFMLYIRADKIESAKMAADYEFFK
- a CDS encoding tetratricopeptide repeat protein, with amino-acid sequence MKKIIFFILLAFIFISFDNPRSKYFEYYYKKSLEAANKGNASASIYYADSAISFISNIDSIYSLKANAYYMLGRPNQAIEQCEIALNLNKKNDYAYFIKGLSISLKNAYSDSLYDLIKRYKKDKEWFKENILNRYNSSSLENGNYVLIDYGLAIKYIDTCLLLNPAYINARMFRGLFYQYLNNYEKAIPDFDTCIKQDTNKIRRSWYYDYIGTCKEKMGLNEEARDAYTMGIFFNPKSGLLYEKRGMLYNNVWFDREYACKDLQKAMLYGRYIDSIEKYCSPSEYDFVSRMHGPKDWRHDYKYYCCPQIKFNPQKDTLIDIEIVPGVKEKMLDLKKSYVDSIEKSRIVTP